Proteins from a genomic interval of Quercus lobata isolate SW786 chromosome 11, ValleyOak3.0 Primary Assembly, whole genome shotgun sequence:
- the LOC115968552 gene encoding (-)-germacrene D synthase-like, with translation MSHQICMATAQTQNPDANVHRRSANYRPSLWGDHFLSYSNKSEETIDDSEQVQGLKEEVQRMLMAPIDNLLEKLELIDAIQRLGVSYHFEDEIDEVLQQIHRYHYTCDVQESDDALYTIALHFRLLRQQGYNILSDIFNKFKDNMGNFKESLTNDVKGMLSFYEATHMRVHGEDILDEALKFTTTHLESMVINFSPPLATQVSHALNRPIQKCLPRVEARQYFSIYQENASHNEILLNFAKLDFNMLQKQHQKELGHISRWWKGIDVATNLSFAQDRVVELYFWILGVYFEPQYSLARRILTKTICMASIIDDIYDVYGTHEELELFTDTIKRWDISCIDQLPKYMKLCYKVLLDVFEEIEEEMCKDGRLYCVYYAKVAMKKLVQAYFEEAVWLKEKYIPTMEEYMSNALISCGYLTLSTISFIGMGDIVTKAALEWVIKEPKIVRAASIINRLMDDIVSNEFEQERGHVVSGIECYMRQYGLSKQEVHDEFRKQIVNAWKDINKECFRPTEVPEPLLTRVVNLARVMDLLYKDEDAYTHLGGVMVEGITSMLVDPVPV, from the exons ATGTCTCACCAAATTTGCATGGCTACTGCTCAAACCCAAAATCCAGATGCTAATGTACATCGTCGCTCAGCAAATTATCGTCCAAGCTTATGGGGAGACCATTTCCTCTCTTATTCCAATAAATCCGAG GAAACTATTGATGACTCGGAGCAAGTCCAAGGGTTGAAGGAAGAAGTGCAAAGGATGTTGATGGCTCCCATCGATAATCTTCTAGAAAAGTTGGAGTTGATTGATGCAATCCAACGCTTAGGAGTGTCTTACCATTTTGAAGATGAGATTGATGAAGTATTACAACAAATTCACAGGTATCATTATACGTGTGATGTCCAAGAAAGTGATGATGCTCTTTACACCATTGCACTTCATTTTCGATTACTTAGACAACAAGGTTATAACATTCTAAGTG ATATCTTCAacaaattcaaagacaatatggGAAACTTCAAGGAATCACTTACTAACGATGTGAAAGGAATGTTAAGCTTTTATGAAGCAACACATATGAGGGTGCATGGAGAAGATATACTTGATGAAGCACTTAAGTTTACAACCACTCACCTTGAATCAATGGTAATTAATTTCAGCCCTCCTCTTGCCACACAAGTAAGCCATGCTTTAAATCGACCTATTCAAAAGTGCTTGCCAAGGGTAGAGGCTAGGCAATACTTTTCTATCTACCAAGAAAATGCTTCACATAATGAAATTCTACTAAACtttgcaaaattggattttaacaTGTTGCAAAAACAACACCAGAAGGAACTTGGCCATATCTCAAG GTGGTGGAAAGGTATAGATGTTGCGACAAACCTATCCTTTGCACAAGATAGGGTGGTGGAGTTATACTTCTGGATTTTGGGAGTGTACTTTGAACCCCAATACTCTCTTGCTCGGAGGATACTTACCAAAACAATTTGCATGGCATCAATCATTGATGACATTTATGATGTATATGGCACACATGAAGAACTCGAGCTCTTCACAGACACAATTAAAAG GTGGGATATAAGTTGCATAGACCAACTCCCAAAATACATGAAGTTGTGTTATAAAGTACTCTTGGAtgtttttgaagaaattgaagaagagaTGTGCAAGGATGGAAGACTTTACTGTGTTTACTATGCAAAAGTTGCA ATGAAAAAACTTGTTCAAGCCTACTTTGAAGAAGCCGTAtggttgaaagaaaaatatattcccACAATGGAGGAATATATGAGTAATGCACTAATATCTTGTGGTTACCTCACGCTTAGCACCATATCTTTTATTGGCATGGGAGATATCGTGACCAAGGCAGCATTGGAATGGGTCATCAAGGAGCCAAAGATTGTTAGAGCAGCATCAATCATAAACAGGCTAATGGATGATATTGTTTCCAATGAG tttGAGCAAGAGAGAGGGCACGTTGTCTCGGGCATCGAGTGTTACATGAGGCAATATGGTCTTTCAAAGCAAGAGGTACATGACGAATTTCGAAAGCAAATCGTGAATGCATGGAAGGATATAAACAAAGAGTGTTTTAGACCTACTGAAGTGCCAGAACCTCTCCTTACACGTGTTGTCAATCTTGCACGAGTTATGGATTTACTCTACAAGGATGAAGATGCATACACACATCTTGGAGGAGTGATGGTAGAGGGTATCACCTCAATGCTTGTTGATCCAGTACCAGTTTGA